In Corylus avellana chromosome ca2, CavTom2PMs-1.0, the following proteins share a genomic window:
- the LOC132169193 gene encoding L-cysteine desulfhydrase-like, with product HFYVSTLRPNLLRSRALIQTLINAHHIDEVSLVDNATTAAAIVLQQIGRRFAHHRNDTVIMFRCAFPAVKKSIQAYVTRAGASVVEVDLPFPVSSNAEIIAEFRKGLSSAKSDGRKVRLAIIDHITSMPSVVIPVRELVHICREEGVEQVFVDAAHAIGSVSIDVQQIGADFYVSNLYKWFFAPPSVAFLYCRKSNPSSSETHHPVVSHEYGNGLPVESSWIGTRDYTPQLVVPAIMEFVNQFEGGSEGIMRRNHEEVVRMGKMLAEAWGTSLGSPPEMCASMVMVGLPSKLHVLSDDDATRLRSHLRDKHGVEVPIYYRAPKNGEKSESEPRDDHGLITGYARISHQVYNRIEDYYKFRDAINRIILEETSLQGCF from the coding sequence CACTTCTACGTCTCCACGCTCCGCCCCAACCTCCTTCGCTCACGCGCCCTCATCCAAACCCTAATCAATGCCCACCACATCGACGAGGTCTCCCTCGTCGACAATGCCACCACCGCCGCCGCCATCGTCCTCCAGCAAATTGGCCGCCGCTTCGCCCACCACAGAAACGACACCGTCATCATGTTCCGCTGCGCCTTCCCGGCCGTCAAGAAATCCATCCAAGCCTACGTCACCCGCGCCGGAGCCTCCGTCGTCGAGGTCGACCTTCCGTTTCCGGTGAGCTCGAACGCGGAAATCATCGCCGAGTTTCGGAAAGGACTATCCAGTGCAAAATCCGACGGCCGGAAAGTCAGGCTGGCCATAATCGACCATATCACGTCCATGCCGTCGGTCGTGATTCCAGTTCGCGAACTCGTCCATATCTGCCGAGAAGAAGGAGTCGAACAGGTATTCGTCGACGCCGCGCACGCCATCGGCAGCGTGTCCATCGACGTTCAGCAAATCGGAGCGGATTTCTACGTGAGCAACCTCTACAAATGGTTCTTCGCGCCGCCCTCGGTCGCGTTCCTCTACTGCCGAAAATCGAACCCGTCCTCCTCCGAAACGCACCACCCGGTAGTCTCTCACGAGTACGGGAACGGACTCCCCGTCGAGAGCTCGTGGATCGGGACCCGAGACTACACTCCACAGCTCGTCGTCCCGGCAATCATGGAGTTCGTGAATCAGTTCGAGGGCGGAAGCGAGGGGATCATGAGAAGGAACCACGAGGAGGTGGTGAGGATGGGGAAAATGCTCGCCGAGGCGTGGGGGACGAGCCTGGGGTCGCCGCCGGAGATGTGTGCGAGCATGGTGATGGTGGGGCTGCCGTCGAAACTGCACGTTTTGAGCGACGATGATGCCACGAGACTGAGGTCGCATTTGAGGGACAAGCACGGCGTTGAGGTACCCATATACTATCGTGCCCCCAAGAATGGGGAGAAGAGTGAGAGCGAGCCTAGAGATGATCATGGGTTGATTACGGGTTATGCAAGGATTTCACATCAGGTTTATAACAGAATTGAGGATTATTATAAGTTTAGGGATGCCATTAATCGGATTATTTTGGAGGAGACAAGTTTGCAGGGCTGCTTTTGA